The proteins below are encoded in one region of Streptomyces roseirectus:
- a CDS encoding SDR family oxidoreductase — translation MNQSKRIALISGAGRNIGAATARELAGRDYHVIVNYRSDAHAAAEVVKAIEASGGTAEAARADVCDADEVSALVRRTVADHGRIDLLVCNANTVTPPFAPFAELDWEAFAAKINGELAGSFFLTQRTLAVMREQRSGRIIYISSTASDTIGMALPHSVAKAALNTFGRHIAGIAAQYGVTVNTVSLGAVHTDATSAFGEVFWTYTTDRSVVARRVEPQDVARTVALVADDAFGFTTGQVIRVDGGFEVMDRQLHPLAENFR, via the coding sequence GTGAACCAGTCGAAGCGCATCGCCTTGATCAGTGGCGCGGGCCGCAACATCGGCGCGGCGACGGCCAGGGAACTGGCCGGCCGGGACTACCACGTCATCGTGAACTACCGCAGCGACGCCCACGCGGCGGCAGAGGTGGTCAAGGCGATCGAGGCGAGCGGCGGCACGGCAGAGGCGGCCCGGGCGGACGTCTGCGACGCCGACGAGGTCAGCGCGCTGGTGCGGCGGACCGTGGCCGACCACGGACGGATCGACCTGCTGGTCTGCAACGCGAACACCGTGACACCGCCCTTCGCTCCGTTCGCCGAACTGGACTGGGAGGCGTTCGCCGCGAAGATCAACGGGGAACTCGCAGGCTCCTTCTTCCTCACCCAGCGCACGCTCGCCGTCATGCGTGAGCAGCGGTCGGGCAGGATCATCTACATCTCCAGCACGGCGTCGGACACCATCGGCATGGCCCTGCCCCACTCCGTCGCCAAGGCGGCGCTCAACACCTTCGGCCGCCACATCGCCGGCATCGCCGCCCAGTACGGGGTCACGGTCAACACCGTCTCCCTGGGTGCCGTGCACACCGACGCCACATCGGCGTTCGGCGAGGTCTTCTGGACGTACACGACCGACCGCTCGGTCGTGGCACGCCGGGTGGAACCGCAGGACGTGGCGCGAACCGTGGCCCTCGTCGCGGACGACGCGTTCGGGTTCACCACGGGCCAGGTGATCCGGGTCGACGGCGGGTTCGAGGTGATGGACCGTCAGTTGCACCCGCTGGCAGAGAATTTCCGCTGA